In Methanomicrobium antiquum, one DNA window encodes the following:
- the ppcA gene encoding phosphoenolpyruvate carboxylase has translation MKNVQNCYEIPKTMSTQHPDNVNTPFFSCSPLLGGEEEVLEAYYAYSHLYCREQMWDCEGKEVDNFVVKKLLSKYDSYFTQKQLGRDLFLTLRLPNPEIEKTEAKILLETLESIPRSFDIAKLFYGNEIPPIFEVILPMTTSYTSIDNIYQYYCDFVVGKQHMRLGGRDIKISDWIGEFKPEKINVIPLFEDKQSMLESDEIVSRYIDNKNLDYQRVFFARSDPAINYGNIGAVILNKIALMKIEDLSETSGTPIYPIIGVGSAPFRGNLHPGNIKGVVEEYPGVHTFTIQSAFKYDYPADEVREGIRKLEERTPGRSQIVDTDTCLGIFDKCSSEYNKRLASLCPVINRTAEFIPGRRKRKLHIGLFGYSRNHDGLNLPRAITFTGACYSLGVPPEILGISALSDKDYEQLCEIYLHFEDDLSDAMQYANPDSPYLPKEDFEFAKEILGDFELDIDHKEATDTILDKISMNHIEEAGPYILRAASKRKFLG, from the coding sequence ATGAAGAATGTACAAAATTGTTACGAAATTCCTAAAACCATGAGTACCCAGCACCCTGACAATGTAAATACTCCTTTTTTTTCATGCAGTCCGCTTCTTGGAGGGGAAGAAGAGGTTTTGGAGGCTTATTATGCCTATTCACATCTGTATTGCAGGGAACAGATGTGGGACTGTGAGGGAAAAGAGGTTGATAATTTTGTTGTAAAAAAACTTCTCTCAAAATATGATTCATATTTTACACAAAAACAACTTGGCAGGGATTTATTTTTAACATTAAGACTCCCAAATCCTGAAATAGAGAAAACAGAAGCAAAAATACTTCTTGAAACCTTAGAGAGCATCCCACGCTCATTTGATATTGCAAAACTGTTTTACGGAAATGAAATTCCGCCAATATTTGAAGTTATACTTCCTATGACAACATCATATACATCAATAGATAACATCTACCAGTATTACTGTGATTTTGTCGTTGGAAAACAGCACATGCGGCTCGGAGGGCGTGATATCAAAATTTCAGACTGGATTGGTGAATTCAAGCCTGAAAAAATAAATGTAATCCCCCTATTTGAGGACAAACAGAGTATGCTTGAATCTGACGAGATTGTGAGCAGGTATATTGACAATAAAAATCTTGATTATCAGCGGGTATTTTTCGCACGCTCTGATCCTGCGATAAATTACGGAAATATCGGAGCAGTAATCTTAAACAAAATTGCTTTGATGAAAATTGAGGATTTGTCTGAAACATCAGGCACCCCAATATATCCGATAATAGGTGTTGGTTCTGCACCTTTCAGAGGAAATCTACATCCAGGCAATATAAAAGGAGTTGTAGAGGAATACCCAGGCGTACATACATTTACAATACAGTCGGCATTTAAATATGACTATCCGGCAGATGAAGTGCGTGAAGGCATAAGAAAACTTGAAGAAAGAACACCGGGCCGGTCACAAATAGTTGATACTGATACATGTCTTGGAATTTTTGATAAGTGCTCTTCTGAATACAACAAAAGACTGGCAAGCCTATGTCCTGTTATAAACCGGACTGCTGAATTTATTCCTGGAAGAAGAAAAAGAAAACTTCACATAGGACTTTTTGGATACTCCAGAAACCACGATGGCCTAAATCTACCACGTGCAATAACATTCACCGGGGCCTGTTATTCACTTGGAGTCCCACCTGAAATTTTAGGCATTTCAGCATTATCAGATAAGGATTACGAGCAGTTATGTGAAATATATCTTCATTTTGAAGATGACCTGTCAGACGCGATGCAATATGCAAACCCGGACTCCCCATACCTTCCAAAAGAGGATTTTGAATTTGCAAAGGAGATACTGGGAGACTTTGAATTGGACATTGATCACAAAGAAGCAACAGATACAATACTTGATAAAATTTCAATGAACCATATTGAAGAAGCAGGACCCTATATTTTAAGAGCCGCCAGCAAAAGAAAATTTTTAGGATAA
- a CDS encoding lysylphosphatidylglycerol synthase transmembrane domain-containing protein, translating into MDRNQWKWLALSVIFSVVVLALVLYFTIDENTINYLTKLQPQYLLAALILHILSLCAWALRLKFMSKSLGYKVPFLHCLNMVFANLLIAAVTPSQAGGEPVRIHELYRADVPLGDATAIVIMERVLDGILLGIIGGAAMLMLWLGSEELGLSIALPLFFMWAMITGFVILFAYSVKNPVFLKNLIKKFSGWFTKRWHAEKVEKFTGRIDSEVDNFNSALKNYVSHSKIGLVWGTLFTVFYWFSEFFIASLILMGLGEGPHIVESFVAQIIIAIIMMIPLTPGSSGIAELSATSLYSLFVPSSIVGIFVVIWRILLYYLNIFLGIFGTLIIVKREVVRKAIKDKISLKRD; encoded by the coding sequence ATGGATAGAAATCAATGGAAGTGGCTGGCACTATCTGTTATTTTTAGTGTTGTAGTACTGGCTCTTGTTTTATACTTCACAATTGATGAAAATACAATAAATTACCTGACAAAATTACAGCCTCAATATCTTCTTGCGGCACTCATTCTGCATATTTTGTCGCTTTGTGCATGGGCTCTAAGATTAAAGTTCATGTCAAAGTCGCTCGGCTACAAAGTTCCTTTCCTGCACTGCCTTAACATGGTATTTGCAAATCTTTTGATTGCCGCAGTAACTCCTTCACAGGCAGGTGGTGAACCTGTAAGAATACATGAGCTTTACAGAGCTGATGTGCCTCTTGGTGATGCAACGGCAATAGTTATAATGGAAAGAGTTCTTGATGGAATTTTGCTTGGTATTATAGGCGGTGCTGCAATGCTTATGCTGTGGCTTGGATCAGAAGAGCTTGGTCTTTCAATTGCACTTCCGTTATTTTTCATGTGGGCCATGATAACCGGATTTGTGATACTCTTTGCTTACTCTGTTAAAAACCCGGTATTTCTTAAAAATCTGATTAAAAAATTTTCAGGCTGGTTTACAAAACGCTGGCATGCTGAAAAGGTGGAAAAATTCACAGGCAGAATCGACTCGGAAGTAGACAACTTTAATTCTGCTCTAAAAAATTATGTGAGCCATTCAAAAATAGGTCTTGTATGGGGAACACTTTTTACAGTATTTTACTGGTTTAGTGAATTTTTTATTGCGTCACTCATATTGATGGGACTTGGAGAAGGCCCGCACATTGTTGAGTCATTTGTTGCACAGATTATTATTGCAATTATTATGATGATACCTTTAACTCCAGGAAGTTCAGGTATTGCAGAACTTTCTGCAACATCACTTTACAGTCTGTTTGTTCCGTCATCAATCGTTGGTATTTTCGTTGTAATCTGGCGTATTTTACTCTATTATCTGAATATTTTCCTTGGTATATTTGGAACATTAATTATTGTAAAGCGGGAAGTTGTCAGAAAAGCCATTAAGGATAAAATTTCATTAAAAAGAGATTGA
- a CDS encoding DUF357 domain-containing protein has product MNSKTKPEIFGELLENTISALIVYPSPESPYWKVSEEILEMAVAYRRDGLSFADRGDLVNAHAAFSYGFGWLDFGILSGLFSGEKPVKRVPLFDENMPDVLFPHLFEKTNRYKNMLSEAVISVSPAPDIESPLYSFSKSVLNCAENYLNSGEKYNSCENFVNALAYFSYGYGILDAAVRSGLFIIVKNRSLFTV; this is encoded by the coding sequence ATGAATTCAAAGACAAAGCCTGAAATATTTGGAGAATTACTGGAAAATACCATTTCAGCCCTGATTGTTTATCCTTCTCCAGAATCGCCCTATTGGAAGGTTTCAGAAGAGATTTTGGAGATGGCTGTAGCTTATAGAAGAGACGGTCTGTCTTTTGCAGATAGGGGTGATTTGGTAAATGCACATGCGGCATTTTCATATGGTTTTGGATGGCTCGATTTTGGAATTTTATCCGGACTATTTTCCGGAGAAAAACCAGTTAAAAGAGTTCCTTTATTTGATGAGAATATGCCTGATGTTTTATTTCCCCATCTATTTGAAAAGACCAACAGATACAAAAATATGCTCTCAGAGGCAGTAATTTCAGTATCTCCGGCGCCTGATATTGAAAGTCCGCTTTATTCTTTTTCAAAGTCTGTTTTAAATTGTGCTGAAAATTACCTGAATTCAGGAGAAAAGTACAATTCCTGTGAAAATTTTGTAAACGCACTTGCATACTTCAGCTATGGGTACGGTATTTTGGATGCCGCAGTCAGGTCAGGACTTTTCATAATCGTTAAAAACAGGAGCCTTTTCACAGTGTAA
- the dph5 gene encoding diphthine synthase — translation MLTFIGLGLYDEKDISVKGLEAIKSADSIFLEGYTSRLMGADIKKMEEYYGKKVIFLGRDDVEKHPDNILDCAERGSAVFLTGGDPMVSTTHSDLRIRAKMRGIPTQIIHGASIQSAVCGLSGLQNYRFGKSCSIPYPEKNWFPTTPLDTILQNIEQDLHTLVFLDIKPDRFMTVGEGVLLIEQMAEKRNLSAPQIFVGMARAGSAEPYVLAGDSEKLKKADFGAPLHVLVIPSSLHMMEKEYLETFAGL, via the coding sequence ATGCTAACATTCATAGGTCTTGGACTCTACGATGAGAAAGATATATCAGTAAAAGGGCTTGAAGCCATAAAAAGCGCAGATTCCATATTCTTAGAGGGCTACACATCCCGCCTTATGGGTGCGGATATTAAAAAGATGGAAGAGTATTACGGAAAAAAAGTGATTTTTTTGGGGCGCGATGACGTAGAAAAGCATCCTGACAATATTTTGGATTGCGCAGAGAGGGGAAGTGCTGTTTTTTTGACAGGCGGTGATCCTATGGTCTCAACCACACACTCTGATCTTAGAATCCGGGCGAAGATGAGAGGTATTCCAACACAGATAATACATGGTGCATCAATTCAGAGTGCAGTATGCGGCCTTTCAGGTCTGCAGAATTACAGGTTTGGAAAATCATGTTCAATTCCGTATCCTGAAAAAAACTGGTTCCCAACAACCCCTCTTGATACAATACTTCAAAATATTGAGCAGGACCTTCACACCCTGGTATTTCTGGACATAAAACCTGACAGATTTATGACCGTCGGAGAGGGTGTTTTATTGATTGAGCAGATGGCTGAGAAGAGAAATCTAAGTGCACCTCAAATTTTTGTTGGGATGGCAAGGGCAGGTTCAGCTGAACCCTATGTTTTGGCAGGCGATTCTGAGAAGTTGAAAAAAGCAGATTTTGGAGCGCCTCTTCATGTATTAGTTATTCCATCTTCACTTCATATGATGGAAAAGGAATATCTTGAGACTTTTGCAGGATTATGA
- a CDS encoding undecaprenyl diphosphate synthase family protein, producing MKPEKVAGWCIKFGISEIIFHIDTDSVESILKYIDTLKEISKIAELTLCYEDKTEVLGSGAHVSVAIGKSGREEIINAIKKMAADGINPEDVSENTIESYLNFKFEPDLVIKTGGSHLTDFLIWQSVYSELFFSDVNWKEFRRVDLLRALRDYQLRKRRYGK from the coding sequence ATGAAACCAGAAAAGGTTGCGGGATGGTGTATTAAATTTGGCATTTCTGAAATTATTTTTCACATTGACACCGATTCTGTAGAGTCTATTTTAAAATATATTGATACTCTAAAAGAGATATCCAAAATTGCTGAGCTTACTTTATGCTATGAAGATAAGACGGAAGTTTTGGGTAGTGGTGCGCATGTTTCTGTTGCAATCGGAAAGAGCGGACGGGAAGAGATAATAAACGCTATTAAAAAGATGGCGGCTGATGGTATAAATCCCGAAGATGTCTCTGAAAATACAATAGAGTCTTACCTTAACTTTAAATTTGAGCCAGACCTTGTCATAAAAACCGGTGGCAGTCATCTGACTGATTTTTTGATATGGCAATCTGTCTATTCAGAATTATTCTTCTCAGATGTAAACTGGAAAGAATTCAGAAGAGTTGATCTTTTAAGGGCTCTTCGTGATTATCAATTGAGAAAGCGCCGTTATGGCAAATGA
- the uppS gene encoding polyprenyl diphosphate synthase — protein MDKLYEKHLLKNIRHIPRHIAIIQDGNRRFAKEMGIDVASGHRLGAQTTEKVLDWAREIGVRHITLYCFSTENFKRSELELRELFDLFAEKAIAAASDERVHKNKIRIQMVGDRNIMPKDLIEKIERVEELTRNYTAFTINLAIAYGGRNEILCATKSILSSIHEGKIKPEEIDNKTIEENLYREINLPEVDLIIRTGNEKRTSNFLPWLANGNESAVYFCAPYWPLFRKIDLLRGVRLYDQRFSENHLP, from the coding sequence GTGGATAAATTATATGAGAAGCATCTCTTAAAAAACATCAGACACATACCGCGTCATATTGCAATAATCCAGGATGGAAACAGAAGATTTGCAAAAGAGATGGGGATAGATGTTGCTTCAGGTCACAGGCTTGGTGCACAGACAACCGAGAAGGTTCTTGACTGGGCACGTGAAATTGGTGTCAGACACATAACCCTCTATTGCTTTTCAACTGAAAATTTTAAGAGATCAGAGTTGGAGCTTCGTGAATTATTTGATCTTTTTGCAGAAAAGGCGATTGCCGCCGCATCGGATGAAAGAGTGCATAAAAACAAAATCCGTATCCAGATGGTAGGTGACAGAAACATAATGCCTAAGGACTTAATTGAAAAGATAGAAAGGGTCGAAGAACTGACGCGAAATTATACAGCCTTTACAATAAACCTTGCGATAGCATATGGCGGCAGAAATGAGATTTTGTGTGCGACAAAGTCAATTTTAAGCAGTATTCATGAAGGAAAAATTAAGCCTGAAGAAATAGACAATAAAACAATAGAAGAAAATCTCTATCGCGAGATAAATCTGCCCGAAGTAGATCTTATAATAAGGACCGGAAATGAAAAAAGAACCTCTAATTTTCTCCCGTGGCTTGCAAACGGGAATGAATCCGCAGTATATTTCTGCGCACCATACTGGCCTTTGTTTAGAAAGATTGATCTGTTACGTGGAGTAAGACTCTACGATCAGCGTTTCTCAGAGAATCATTTGCCATAA
- a CDS encoding radical SAM protein — MLSKGCQQCYKGGKMVLFITGKCEKNCWYCPISYERKGKDVTYANDRPVKDPQDIIEEAKMMSALGTGITGGEALLELERVIYCCRLLKKEFGEEHHIHLYTGTAPDQNTLSKLKGLVDEIRMHPPQEEWKDILSTDYMKSIRTAKEMGFEVTIEVPSLPGLEYLIPALPYLDYLNINELEWSETNADEMRKMGYSLEDDYHNAVPGAKEWAKELISADKKVHWCSSTFKDSVQLRERLKRIAKNTVRSFDEITDDGTVVYGYWVPKGEIPEDLEEDMYESTDDHIELSWWLLTDFPDDFPGEKKIIERYPNDGMIVEVTPVK, encoded by the coding sequence GTGCTCAGTAAGGGATGTCAGCAGTGTTATAAAGGCGGCAAAATGGTTCTTTTCATCACTGGAAAGTGTGAAAAAAATTGTTGGTACTGTCCGATATCTTATGAGAGAAAAGGAAAAGACGTAACATATGCAAATGACCGTCCGGTAAAAGATCCTCAGGATATAATTGAAGAGGCAAAAATGATGAGTGCGCTTGGAACCGGTATTACCGGCGGAGAGGCGCTATTGGAGCTTGAAAGGGTTATTTACTGCTGTCGGCTTTTGAAAAAAGAGTTTGGTGAAGAGCACCACATCCACCTTTATACCGGAACAGCGCCGGATCAAAATACTCTGTCAAAATTAAAAGGTCTTGTTGATGAAATAAGAATGCATCCGCCTCAGGAGGAATGGAAAGATATTTTATCTACAGATTATATGAAATCGATAAGGACTGCAAAAGAGATGGGTTTTGAAGTAACAATAGAAGTTCCCTCTCTTCCTGGTCTTGAATATCTGATACCTGCTCTTCCATATCTTGATTACCTTAACATAAACGAGCTTGAGTGGAGCGAGACAAACGCTGATGAAATGAGAAAGATGGGTTACAGCCTTGAAGATGACTATCATAACGCAGTCCCTGGCGCCAAAGAGTGGGCAAAAGAACTGATTTCAGCTGATAAAAAGGTTCACTGGTGCTCTTCAACCTTCAAAGACTCCGTTCAGCTTCGCGAGAGGCTTAAAAGAATAGCTAAAAATACTGTAAGATCCTTTGATGAAATAACAGATGACGGAACAGTAGTCTATGGCTATTGGGTACCTAAAGGAGAAATCCCTGAGGACCTGGAAGAAGACATGTATGAATCAACAGACGATCATATTGAGCTTTCATGGTGGCTTTTAACCGATTTCCCTGATGATTTTCCAGGCGAAAAAAAGATAATTGAAAGATATCCAAACGATGGTATGATTGTAGAGGTGACTCCGGTAAAGTGA
- the lysS gene encoding lysine--tRNA ligase, translated as MTGGNNTEKVHWADVCASEVMQNTSHLIATGITPSGPIHIGNMREVVTGDLVYKAMIKKGLNAELIYNADDFDPLRKVYPFLPKSYEQYIGLPICDIPCPCGKHKSYAEHFLEPFLKALEELDVKPTVLRSSELYRSGKFTEEIKTVLENAAEIKEILERVSRRKLPDNWVPFYPICKKCKKISNAEILGHDPKNHIVKYRCECGYEGECDYSKGEGKLVWRVDWPMRWAKLNVTVEPFGKDHSAAGGSFDTGKEIVDKIFKSKPPYPVAYEWISLKGKGAMASSTGVAITIDSMLEIVPPDVLRYLIARSKPEKAITFDPGMGLLTLIDEYAKVAEKGDSREYELSKISSVATDIPFRHLVTVVQIATDDNAIIDVLKRSGYDVKNKEAVLKRAQRAKIWIEKYAPDMVKFTVQEKLPQEVYSINDKERYALEILASKMEGLSEWNAENLHNAVYKTGDEADTNPKDIFTCIYMAILGKERGPRAGWFLEALGREFVTKRIVEAVSAGAQ; from the coding sequence ATGACAGGTGGAAACAATACTGAGAAAGTGCATTGGGCGGATGTCTGCGCCTCTGAAGTAATGCAGAACACATCACACCTAATAGCGACCGGAATTACACCTTCCGGGCCGATTCATATTGGAAACATGAGAGAAGTTGTAACAGGTGATCTTGTTTACAAGGCGATGATAAAAAAAGGTCTTAATGCTGAACTTATCTACAATGCCGATGACTTTGACCCTCTAAGAAAAGTGTATCCATTCCTTCCAAAAAGCTATGAACAATATATAGGTCTTCCAATATGCGACATTCCATGCCCCTGCGGAAAGCACAAAAGCTATGCAGAGCATTTTCTTGAACCCTTCTTAAAAGCACTTGAAGAACTTGATGTAAAGCCGACAGTTCTTCGTTCAAGCGAACTTTATAGATCAGGAAAGTTCACAGAGGAGATAAAAACAGTTCTTGAAAATGCGGCAGAGATAAAAGAGATACTGGAGCGTGTTTCAAGAAGAAAACTCCCGGACAACTGGGTACCGTTCTACCCGATATGTAAAAAATGCAAAAAAATAAGTAATGCTGAGATTTTGGGGCACGATCCAAAAAATCACATTGTAAAATACAGATGCGAGTGTGGATATGAGGGCGAATGTGACTACTCAAAAGGCGAAGGAAAGCTTGTATGGCGTGTAGACTGGCCAATGCGCTGGGCAAAATTAAATGTTACAGTTGAGCCCTTTGGAAAGGATCACTCTGCAGCGGGAGGTTCATTTGACACAGGAAAAGAGATTGTTGATAAAATATTCAAATCAAAGCCTCCATATCCTGTTGCATATGAATGGATAAGCCTTAAAGGAAAAGGTGCAATGGCATCCTCAACCGGAGTTGCAATTACAATAGATTCAATGCTTGAGATTGTTCCGCCTGATGTCTTAAGATATTTAATTGCAAGAAGCAAACCGGAAAAGGCAATCACATTTGATCCTGGAATGGGTCTTTTAACACTTATTGATGAATACGCAAAAGTGGCTGAAAAAGGAGACAGCCGCGAATATGAGCTTTCAAAAATATCCAGTGTTGCAACAGATATTCCTTTCAGACATCTGGTGACAGTCGTTCAGATAGCAACAGACGACAACGCAATAATTGATGTTTTAAAAAGAAGCGGGTATGATGTAAAAAACAAAGAAGCAGTCTTAAAGCGTGCACAGCGTGCAAAAATATGGATTGAAAAATATGCACCTGATATGGTTAAGTTCACTGTTCAGGAAAAACTTCCGCAGGAAGTGTATTCCATAAATGACAAGGAAAGATATGCTCTTGAAATTCTTGCCTCAAAGATGGAGGGACTTTCTGAATGGAATGCCGAAAACCTTCATAATGCAGTCTATAAAACAGGTGATGAGGCAGATACTAATCCAAAAGATATTTTTACATGCATTTACATGGCAATTCTTGGAAAAGAACGTGGCCCACGTGCCGGCTGGTTCCTGGAGGCTTTGGGGCGCGAATTTGTCACCAAAAGAATTGTTGAAGCGGTGAGTGCAGGTGCTCAGTAA
- a CDS encoding type IV pilin N-terminal domain-containing protein produces the protein MKINIIIPDENGVSELIGVILLISLAIVGVSMIAVVFFSGESQIAIPQVETLVGDDPLLNKFYIFHNGGDSLNSGDYKVLIDLGSGYTDKTSEFFLEGGGTEWSAGESLVYDYSANGIKPVSASLIYIGKGQESLLSSTPLLYSGEGSLSGVTGDPGTGIIYNIDEDIVVNPVVIDDSQLINGNFLVKMNNEIAANINESEGFIADTVHYVIYNYDDVNRNPFVGVMAKNQTISGLFEATLVKNSLNAMSSGSMPFNITLTIIAYNNTNEDMIYSTSGKFIAVH, from the coding sequence ATGAAGATAAACATTATAATTCCTGATGAAAATGGCGTTTCAGAACTTATAGGTGTCATTCTCCTAATTTCTCTTGCAATTGTCGGAGTTTCGATGATAGCAGTTGTTTTTTTCTCAGGCGAATCTCAGATTGCTATTCCCCAGGTTGAAACTCTCGTCGGAGATGATCCATTATTAAACAAATTTTATATTTTTCATAACGGCGGCGACAGTCTTAATTCAGGAGATTATAAAGTGTTGATTGATCTGGGATCCGGTTACACAGATAAAACTTCAGAATTTTTTTTGGAGGGAGGAGGAACCGAGTGGTCGGCAGGTGAATCTCTTGTTTATGATTATAGCGCCAATGGAATAAAACCTGTTTCTGCATCATTGATATACATTGGAAAAGGACAGGAATCACTTCTTTCTTCAACTCCGCTTTTATATTCAGGTGAGGGAAGTTTATCAGGAGTGACAGGAGATCCGGGAACAGGAATAATATATAATATTGATGAGGATATTGTTGTAAATCCTGTAGTTATAGATGACAGTCAATTAATAAATGGAAATTTCCTTGTTAAAATGAATAATGAAATTGCTGCCAATATAAATGAATCAGAGGGATTTATAGCAGACACTGTTCATTATGTGATATATAATTATGATGATGTGAATAGAAATCCTTTTGTTGGCGTGATGGCAAAAAATCAGACCATATCCGGTCTTTTTGAAGCAACTCTTGTTAAAAACTCTTTGAATGCAATGAGTTCTGGAAGCATGCCATTTAATATTACATTGACAATTATTGCATATAATAACACAAATGAAGATATGATTTATTCAACTTCAGGAAAGTTTATAGCAGTTCATTAG
- a CDS encoding PKD domain-containing protein, translated as MFRNLDAITDLVGVIILIAVIAVVIGSVGITFLSGISKDTTPAVLISHELVEDESGKYLYLKNEGGDTLYREATIIIVNGEEATSSFKTLSDEDWSLLESSDEIRMAWNRPEIPFVAILSNQNPDNPTVIYMDENAGVVPTQTSTHTPTQTLTPTPTITIPPVADFIGYPLSGKTILSVDFTDLSTGSPTSWFWNFGDNSTSNAQNPLHNYTEAGNYTVSLTVTNAGGSDIEIKTGYINVTLSFVDYIINENVFVYGYQLEFEGGTVTGSGSTIVVKGGGITTEDLNGGASLSASNIYIDGPVYLDGGSANLGSEEYPGVIAVNGDVTLWSGDREVYGDLYVNGDFAIKDANIHGDVYVNGNLELGWTPSFDSASNIYYTGTITHPGYYPQNILDRCIKVDSVTVIDMPDYEIPSAKTSDWYTSREYMSGGTLSDGLKIYADSYSSSGWISSAENVVIVAANGDISLTDLGDSFVTGILFAPNGKVTFDGGGATFEGVVIAKNGFFVISGGTNVVFRNLSDYISDSDNYPF; from the coding sequence ATGTTCAGGAATTTAGATGCTATCACTGATTTAGTCGGCGTCATAATACTTATTGCCGTTATTGCTGTTGTAATTGGATCTGTTGGAATAACATTTCTGTCAGGGATTAGCAAAGATACTACTCCTGCTGTTTTAATAAGTCATGAGCTTGTTGAAGATGAGTCTGGAAAATATCTCTATCTAAAAAATGAGGGTGGAGATACTCTTTACAGAGAGGCAACAATTATTATTGTAAATGGTGAGGAGGCAACATCCTCTTTTAAGACGCTTTCAGATGAGGACTGGAGTTTACTTGAAAGCAGTGATGAAATAAGAATGGCATGGAATCGGCCAGAAATTCCTTTTGTGGCAATTTTAAGCAATCAAAATCCTGATAATCCGACTGTCATATATATGGATGAAAACGCAGGAGTAGTTCCAACACAAACTTCTACACATACACCCACACAGACATTGACACCAACTCCAACTATAACAATTCCACCTGTGGCAGACTTCATTGGGTATCCTCTATCAGGAAAGACAATACTAAGTGTAGATTTCACTGATCTTTCAACAGGTTCACCCACATCATGGTTCTGGAATTTTGGCGACAACTCTACCTCAAATGCTCAGAATCCTCTACATAATTACACAGAGGCCGGGAATTATACAGTATCACTTACTGTTACAAATGCAGGAGGCTCCGACATAGAAATAAAAACCGGCTATATCAATGTAACGCTGTCTTTTGTAGATTATATAATCAATGAGAATGTTTTTGTCTATGGATATCAACTAGAGTTTGAGGGAGGAACGGTTACAGGTTCAGGTTCTACAATTGTTGTAAAAGGTGGAGGGATTACTACAGAAGATCTTAACGGAGGAGCGTCTCTTTCTGCTTCAAATATATATATAGACGGGCCGGTATACCTTGACGGAGGGAGTGCAAATCTGGGTTCAGAGGAATATCCAGGTGTAATTGCGGTAAATGGAGATGTTACTTTGTGGAGCGGGGATCGTGAGGTATATGGTGATTTATACGTCAACGGTGACTTTGCCATAAAAGATGCAAATATACACGGGGATGTTTATGTAAACGGCAATTTGGAACTGGGCTGGACTCCCAGCTTTGATTCTGCCTCCAATATTTATTACACAGGGACTATAACTCATCCCGGATACTACCCACAGAATATTCTTGACAGGTGTATAAAGGTCGATTCTGTAACAGTCATTGATATGCCTGATTATGAAATCCCGTCGGCAAAAACTTCTGACTGGTACACCTCAAGAGAATATATGTCAGGTGGAACACTTTCTGACGGTCTGAAGATATATGCAGATAGTTACTCTTCTTCGGGCTGGATATCCTCAGCAGAAAATGTTGTGATTGTTGCGGCAAATGGAGATATTTCACTCACAGATCTGGGTGATAGTTTTGTGACAGGGATTTTGTTCGCTCCAAACGGAAAAGTTACTTTTGACGGAGGCGGAGCGACATTTGAAGGAGTTGTCATTGCAAAAAATGGCTTTTTTGTTATAAGCGGCGGAACGAATGTTGTATTCAGAAATTTATCTGATTATATCTCAGATTCTGACAATTATCCATTCTGA
- a CDS encoding Zn-ribbon domain-containing protein has translation MPHKCTQCGREFKEGSTEILKGCPSCGGKKFLYVRRDDVHKDVLEEKSIEKLAEERNEEIIEIKPEKKEKTEIYDRIESIRVISPGSYELNIEKLAKGDDMIMQMGSDDKYIVDILSMAKSKKEKKKK, from the coding sequence ATGCCGCATAAGTGTACTCAGTGTGGAAGGGAGTTTAAGGAAGGCTCCACTGAAATATTAAAAGGCTGTCCAAGCTGCGGCGGCAAAAAATTTCTTTATGTCAGACGCGATGATGTCCATAAAGATGTTTTGGAAGAGAAATCTATAGAAAAGCTTGCTGAAGAAAGAAATGAAGAAATAATTGAGATAAAACCTGAAAAGAAAGAAAAAACAGAGATATATGACAGAATTGAAAGCATAAGAGTCATCAGCCCCGGTTCATATGAGCTTAATATCGAAAAGCTTGCAAAAGGCGATGATATGATTATGCAGATGGGTTCTGACGACAAATATATTGTAGATATTCTTTCAATGGCAAAATCAAAAAAAGAGAAGAAAAAGAAATAA